The following proteins come from a genomic window of Nocardiopsis sp. YSL2:
- a CDS encoding glutathione S-transferase family protein, with protein MRANQIPTEEITRDPAAFADRVTADGRFDRTAEPGRYRLVINRACPWAHRVVIVRRLMGLEEAVSLAVTDPRQEIIDGDPHWVFTEETGSPGGKDPVLGIHALREAYLARDPGYTGGVSVPGLVDTASGHLVSNDYDRLSLDMATEWGGLVRDGAPDLYPSALRDEIESLGTEIYRDLNNGVYRSGFAPDQKRYDRAVAGVFRRLDALEERLTSRRYLVGDAITMADIRLFTTLVRFDAVYHGHFKCNVRKLAEYPALWAYARDLFQTPGFGDTTHFDHIRVHYYFVHTAINPTRVVAAGPDPRLWLAAHGREELSGTPFRAGTSPGPVPVGERVPAPA; from the coding sequence ATGAGGGCCAACCAGATCCCCACCGAGGAGATCACGCGGGACCCGGCGGCGTTCGCCGACAGGGTGACCGCGGACGGACGGTTCGACCGGACCGCCGAGCCCGGGCGGTACCGGCTGGTCATCAACCGGGCCTGCCCCTGGGCGCACCGGGTCGTCATCGTCCGCCGCCTCATGGGTCTGGAGGAGGCGGTCTCGCTGGCCGTCACCGACCCCCGTCAGGAGATCATCGACGGCGACCCCCACTGGGTGTTCACCGAGGAGACCGGCAGCCCCGGGGGCAAGGACCCGGTCCTGGGCATCCACGCCCTGCGCGAGGCCTACCTCGCACGCGATCCCGGCTACACCGGAGGCGTCAGCGTGCCGGGGCTGGTCGACACCGCCAGCGGGCACCTGGTCTCCAACGACTACGACCGGCTCTCCCTCGACATGGCCACCGAATGGGGCGGCCTGGTACGGGACGGCGCTCCCGACCTGTACCCTTCCGCGCTGCGCGACGAGATCGAGTCCCTGGGTACGGAGATCTACCGGGACCTCAACAACGGCGTCTACCGCTCCGGGTTCGCGCCCGACCAGAAGCGCTACGACCGGGCGGTGGCCGGAGTGTTCCGCAGGCTCGACGCTCTGGAGGAACGCCTCACCTCGCGCCGCTACCTCGTCGGTGACGCCATCACCATGGCCGACATCAGGCTCTTCACGACCCTGGTGCGCTTCGACGCCGTCTACCACGGCCACTTCAAGTGCAACGTGCGCAAGCTCGCGGAGTACCCGGCGCTGTGGGCCTATGCCCGCGATCTGTTCCAGACACCCGGGTTCGGCGACACGACGCACTTCGACCACATCCGTGTGCACTACTACTTCGTCCACACGGCCATCAATCCGACGCGGGTGGTCGCGGCCGGGCCCGACCCCCGCCTGTGGCTGGCCGCCCACGGGCGTGAGGAACTGAGCGGCACCCCCTTCCGGGCCGGCACCTCGCCGGGCCCGGTCCCGGTCGGCGAACGCGTCCCCGCTCCGGCCTGA